A region from the Vicia villosa cultivar HV-30 ecotype Madison, WI linkage group LG3, Vvil1.0, whole genome shotgun sequence genome encodes:
- the LOC131654956 gene encoding uncharacterized protein LOC131654956: MAMKVKWHPRWKNCSVVMIIKNDPIIQQLKEKWGTDEEPIPIQTVVPDTLEIKESVDEAKTDANEDCELVTDLEITSEHKPNAVTPGGKRHLPAASSESIDGELSSNKLKKIIKMEKID, encoded by the exons ATGGCTATGAAGGTTAAGTGGCATCCACGCTGGAAGAACTGTTCCGTCGTTATGATTATAAAAAATGATCCTATTATCCAGCAACTTAAGGAAAAATGGGGAACAGATGAG GAACCTATTCCAATCCAAACTGTCGTACCTGATACTCTGGAG ATTAAAGAGAGTGTTGATGAAGCTAAAACAGATGCCAATGAAGACTGTGAATTGGTTACA GACCTGGAAATTACATCTGAACACAAGCCGAATGCTGTCACACCTGGTGGTAAGAGACATCTTCCTGCTGCATCAAGTGAATCTATTGATGGGGAACTGTCATCAAACAAGCTGAAGAAGATAATTAAAATGGAGAAGATTGATTag
- the LOC131654957 gene encoding uncharacterized protein LOC131654957 → MAYRVVLSLLPFLMLSLINDHGSFARHLNQVDQPYLDGWLKNPELRNQQPSPDSNQVYLDGWLKDTRVEKAKSNPNSNQVYLDGWLKDTRAEKAKVNLDSNQVYLDGWLKDTRAEKAKINLDSTQVYLDGWLKDSRAEKSKVIPDSKQVYIDGWLKDTRAEKEIANPNSNQVYLDGWLKDTRAEKVNANPKSNQVYLDGWLKDTRANPDSKQVYLDGWLKDTRDEKAKSNSDSNQVYLDGWLKDTQTEKEKSNSDSNIVYLDGWLKDTRGEKAKTNPDSTQVYLDGWLKDTRSDQVKVNPNSNQVYLDGWLKDSRAKKANPDTKQGYLDGWLKDTRAKKENSIPDSNQVYLDGWLKDTRAEKAKSNSDSNQVYLDGWLKDTRDEKVKSTHESNQVYLDGWLKDILSEKEKSTPDSNQVYLDGWLKDTRVEKAKANSESNQVYLDGWLKDTRAKKVESNFDSNQVYLDGWLKDMRAEKAKVNPNSNQVYLDGWLKDTRDLKEKSTLDSKQVYLDRWLKDTLAVKENSSPNSN, encoded by the exons ATGGCATACAGAGTAGTTTTGTCTCTACTCCCTTTTCTCATGCTCTCTTTGATT AATGACCATGGAAGCTTTGCAAGACACTTGAACCAAGTTGATCAGCCTTACCTTGATGGCTGGCTCAAAAACCCTGAACTAAGGAACCAACAACCCTCTCCtgactccaaccaagtttaccttgatggatggttgaaagatactagAGTCGAGAAAGCAAAATCCAACCCTaactccaaccaagtttaccttgatggatggttaaAAGATACCCGGGCTGAGAAAGCAAAAGTCAACCTtgactccaaccaagtttaccttgatggatggttgaaagacaCCCGAGCTGAGAAAGCAAAAATCAACCTTGACTCCacccaagtttaccttgatggatggttgaaagattccCGAGCTGAGAAATCAAAAGTCATCCCTGACTCCAAACAAGTTTAcattgatggatggttgaaagatacccgagCTGAGAAAGAAATCGCCAACCCTAACTCCAACCAAGTTTATCtcgatggatggttgaaagatacccgagCTGAGAAAGTAAATGCCAACCCTAAATCCAACCAAGTTTACCtcgatggatggttgaaagataccagAGCCAACCCAGACTCCAAACAGGTTTACCtcgatggatggttgaaagatactcgAGATGAAAAAGCAAAATCTAACTCtgactccaaccaagtttaccttgatggatggttgaaagacaCCCAAACTGAGAAAGAAAAATCTAACTCTGACTCCAACatagtttaccttgatggatggttgaaagataccagAGGCGAGAAAGCAAAAACCAACCCTGACTCTacccaagtttaccttgatggatggttgaaagatacccgaTCTGACCAAGTAAAAGTCAACCCTaactccaaccaagtttacctcgatggatggttgaaagattctAGAGCCAAGAAAGCCAACCCAGACACCAAACAGggttaccttgatggatggttgaaagatactcgAGCCAAGAAAGAAAATTCCATCCCTGACTCTAACCAAGTTTATCtagatggatggttgaaagatactcgAGCTGAGAAAGCAAAATCTAACTCtgactccaaccaagtttaccttgatggatggttgaaagatacccgagATGAAAAAGTGAAATCCACCCATGAatccaaccaagtttaccttgatggatggttgaaagatatcctatctgagaaagaaaaatccacccctgactccaaccaagtttaccttgatggatggttaaAAGATACCAGAGTCGAGAAAGCCAAAGCCAACTCAGAgtccaaccaagtttaccttgatggatggttgaaagatacccgagCTAAGAAAGTAGAATCCAACTTTGACTCCAACCaggtttaccttgatggatggttgaaagatatgcGAGCTGAGAAAGCAAAAGTCAACCCTaactccaaccaagtttaccttgatggatggttgaaagatacccgagatttgaaagaaaaatcGACCCTTGACTCCAAACAAGTTTACCTTGATAGATGGTTGAAAGATACACTAGCTGTGAAAGAAAATTCCTCCCCTAACTCCAATTAA
- the LOC131657594 gene encoding uncharacterized protein LOC131657594 encodes METDVVKNTAPQTSIARKRRKLILKAKRDYRNRVRSSNLTSHLNHNFTSSVTYETTIETAMARKRRKIILDNRKRLRNLFNTEVSRVQNTNNIVSQSQNMDHASTSNYNMSSQSMDHPSTSNHNVSVESHYEDNDDSNSDNNLNSSNSSGSDEDSDPAQLQEAHLQEYYDIGDQSYECAHCQACMWYQEKVNRHKITATPRFYRCCRGGKIVLPFLEQPPQVLQDLLFNNTYSDSKNYQANIRTYNAMFSFTSPGMKFDTTYSKRGGPPTLRLQGQTCHRIGTLLPETGQPPQYAQLYIYDTDNEVEHRIKCFKDNKGIERPVVKKLKMMLDQHNVHAKAFRMARDVLRKNSFTDLKLRLISDRSEDGRVYNKPTVSEVAALIVGDIDSADKRDILIQRRNGGLQRIDEFHPAYLAYQYPLIFPYGEDGYRKNIMHKYRHETEVTKRNRQSIKDWFSYRLQQRRKEAKTLLYSRRLFQQFLVDGYAMMESERLNWLRDNQSKLRVGKYNNLAAQTDCDTRNEHQKRGKRVVLPSTFVGSKRYMDQLYFDGMAISSQLGFPDLFVTFTCNPNWPEIKRALSGTGLQPHDRPDIISKVFKIKFDTLMDDITKHHVVGKVIAYMYTIEFQKRGLPHAHILIFLHPKSKYPTPSDIDKIISAEIPDPTVHPNLYKLVRAHMMHVPCGLARVTSQCMKNGRCSKYYPKKFIEDTIVDAEGYPLYRRRSKTFTIEKNGITLDNRHVVSYNTRFLMKYQAHINMEWCNQSTSIKYLFKYINKGYDRITAAVSTNSNQPVDEIQQYLDCRYVSPSEACWRIYSYNIHGRKPAVERMFYHLVGEKPIYYTDYARMENVLETASVTESMFTAWLVANAKYEEAQTLTYGQFVSKFVYHKKRENGNRGKKASPLDVSYGFRQQLVNCFTCA; translated from the exons ATGGAAACAGATGTTGTTAAAAACACTGCTCCTCAAACATCCATTGCAAGAAAGAGGAGAAAGCTTATTCTTAAAGCAAAGAGGGATTATCGAAACCGTGTCAGATCAAGCAACCTCACTTcccatttaaatcataattttacaTCTTCTGTAACATAtgaaaccactattgaaacggctATGGCTAGAAAGAGAAGGAAAATAATCTTGGATAACAGAAAAAGATTGAGAAATTTGTTCAATACTGAAGTTAGTAGGGTTCAAAATACGAACAACATTGTTAGTCAAAGTCAGAACATGGATCATGCATCTACTTCAAATTATAATATGTCAAGTCAGTCCATGGATCATCCATCTACCTCAAATCATAATGTGTCTGTTGAATCTCATTATGAAGACAATGATGACTCCAACtctgacaataatttaaattcttcTAATAGTTCCGGCTCTGACGAAGATTCAGACCCGGCACAATTACAGGAGGCCCATCTTCAAG AATATTACGATATTGGCGACCAAAGTTATGAATGCGCACACTGCCAagcatgtatgtggtaccaagaAAAAGTGAATAGACACAAAATTACAGCAACTCCTCGCTTTTATCGTTGTTGCCGTGGAGGAAAAATTGTTCTTCCGTTCCTTGAGCAACCTCCACAGGTGTTGCAAGATCTTCTATTTAATAACACATATTCAGATAGTAAAAACTACCAGGCTAACATACGAACATACAACGCAATGTTCTCATTCACTTCCCCTGGAATGAAGTTCGACACAACATATTCTAAAAGAGGTGGACCCCCTACTTTGAGACTGCAGGGTCAGACCTGTCATCGAATTGGTACACTGCTGCCAGAAACAGGACAACCTCCGCAATATGCTCAATTATACATCTATGACACGGACAATGAAGTTGAACACAGAATAAAATGTTTCAA GGACAACAAAGGCATCGAGCGACCGGTTGTCAAAAAGCTCAAGATGATGTTAGATCAGCACAATGTTCATGCCAAAGCTTTTAGAATGGCAAGGGATGTTTTAAGGAAAAATTCTTTCACAGATTTAAAACTCAGGCTTATTTCTGATAGATCCGAAGATGGCCGTGTTTACAACAAACCTACTGTCTCAGAAGTGGCTGCACTCATTGTGGGAGACATTGATTCTGCTGATAAAAGGGACATCTTAATTCAGCGCCGCAATGGTGGTTTGCAACGAATAGATGAGTTTCACCCAGCATATTTGGCTTATCAGTATCCTCTTATATTTCCTTATGGGGAAGATGGTTACAGGAAAAATATAATGCACAAATATCGCCATGAAACTGAGGTCACTAAGAGAAACCGTCAAAGCATTAAGGATTGGTTTTCTTACCGGTTACAACAACGTCGCAAAGAGGCAAAAACACTACTTTACTCAAGACGCCTATTTCAACAATTCTTAGTCGACGGCTATGCTATGATGGAATCCGAACGACTGAATTGGTTGAGAGATAATCAGTCGAAATTAAGAGTGGGCAAATATAATAATTTGGCCGCTCAAACTGATTGCGATACAAGAAATGAACACCAAAAGCGAGGAAAACGAGTTGTTCTGCCATCAACATTTGTTGGTAGCAAGAGATATATGGATCAACTATATTTTGACGGTATGGCCATTTCAAGTCAATTGGGATTCCCTGATTTATTTGTTACTTTTACCTGCAACCCAAATTGGCCTGAAATTAAAAGAGCATTGTCAGGCACAGGTCTACAACCCCATGATAGGCCAGATATCATttcaaaagttttcaaaataaagTTTGATACCCTCATGGATGATATTACAAAACACCATGTCGTGGGAAAAGTGATTGCAT ATATGTACACCATCGAATTCCAAAAGCGCGGATTGCCACATGCTCACATCTTGATATTCCTACACCCTAAGAGCAAATACCCAACACCATCTGACATAGACAAGATCATTTCTGCTGAAATTCCCGACCCGACTGTTCATCCCAATTTATACAAATTGGTTAGGGCACatatgatgcatgtaccctgtggGCTTGCTCGCGTGACCTCACAATGTATGAAGAATGGACGATGTTCTAAATACTACCCCAAAAAGTTTATTGAAGACACTATTGTTGATGCAGAGGGATATCCGCTGTATAGGAGAAGATCAAAAACCTTCACTATTGAAAAAAATGGTATCACCTTGGACAACAGACATGTGGTTTCATATAATACCAGATTTCTTATGAAATACCAGGCACATATAAACATGGAATGGTGTAATCAGAGTACTTCcataaaatatcttttcaaatatatcaataaaggctatgacagaataacagcagcagTTTCAACAAATAGCAatcaacctgttgatgagatccaACAATATCTCGACTGCAGGTATGTCTCACCCAGTGAAGCATGCTGGCGCATTTACTCTTACAATATTCATGGCAGAAAACCAGCTGTGGAACGTATGTTCTATCATTTGGTTGGGGAGAAACCTATATACTATACAGATTATGCACGCATGGAAAATGTGCTGGAAACTGCAAGTGTGACTGAATCAATGTTTACTGCATGGCTGGTAGCAAATGCTAAATATGAAGAGGCACAAACATTAACTTATGGTCAGTTTGTCTCAAAGTTTGTTTACCACAAAAAAAGAGAGAATGGAAACCGCGGAAAAAAGGCTTCACCATTGGACGTCTCATATGGGTTCCGCCAACAACTGGTGAACTGTTTTACCTGCGCATGA
- the LOC131657595 gene encoding uncharacterized protein LOC131657595: MVDSIGYAQTESGAKKQQISMMLRDHSNNMLNCTLWESYADQFIKFNKVRVAASLPTVVLLQYAKVKEEGKYPLSVTNTYNVTLLCVDADFPIMKDFIDRMPEESKVTLSDQLGGNSQYSSQSSENQQLTPVQKLFSKAVVLPIAEIIQLTDVTFCATVATTKLLVASPFGWFYRACHMCQSIARGDSPPFECEAGHETMVEVLRYKIEIEVTHGGQSCNFVFWNRECEMLLGLSASQLRNTMIQVIFILCRRIRMYFSILCVH, encoded by the exons ATGGTGGATAGTATTGGTTATGCGCAGACTGAGTCAGGTGCAAAGAAGCAGCAAATTAGCATGATGTTGCGTGATCACAG CAACAACATGTTGAACTGTACTCTGTGGGAATCATACGCGGATCAGTTCATCAAGTTTAACAAAGTTAGGGTTGCTGCATCACTACCTACAGTTGTGTTGCTTCAGTATGCCAAAGTGAAGGAAGAAG GAAAGTATCCTCTGTCTGTGACAAACACCTACAATGTGACCCTTTTATGTGTTGATGCTGATTTTCCGATCATGAAAGACTTTATTGATAG AATGCCTGAGGAGAGCAAGGTAACCCTGTCTGACCAACTTGGAGGGAATTCCCAATATTCCTCCCAAAGTTCTGAAAATCAACAGCTCACTCCTGTGCAAAAATTGTTCTCAAAGGCTGTTGTTTTGCCTATTGCTGAGATTATTCAACTTACGGAT GTTACATTTTGCGCTACTGTCGCTACAACAAAATTATTAGTAGCATCTCCGTTTGGATGGTTCTATCGTGCCTGCCATATGTGTCAATCTATAGCGCGCGGGGACAGCCCCCCCTTTGAGTGTGAAGCTGGTCATGAAACCATGGTTGAAGTCCTTAG GTATAAGATTGAAATTGAGGTTACTCACGGGGGCCAAAGCTGCAATTTTGTCTTCTGGAACAGAGAATGTGAAATGCTGTTGGGTTTATCTGCATCGCAACTTCGTAACACTATGATTCAGGTTATATTTATATTGTGCAGACGAATTAGAATGTACTTTTCAATACTCTGTGTACACTAA
- the LOC131657593 gene encoding uncharacterized protein LOC131657593, which produces MLTVAKGPTTYEEIRTVDNIQYDTFRDACFAMGFLEDDKEYIAAIKEASHWGTGHFLRKLFVIMLLSGAVNRPAHVWKQTWLLLSDGVLHTQRALAANPELDLTQEELQNLTLIEIEKLLQANRRTLKDFSPIPYPDAYVLEQLGNRLIYDERNYDTASMNSEFENLFAALTGNYCVN; this is translated from the exons ATGTTGACGGTGGCAAAAGGACCAACAACATATGAGGAAATCAGGACCGTGGATAACATTCAGTATGATACATTCAGAGATGCATGCTTTGCAATGGGATTTCTTGAAGACGACAAAGAATACATAGCTGCTATAAAGGAGGCAAGTCATTGGGGGACTGGTCATTTTCTTCGAAAACTGTTTGTTATCATGCTTTTGTCTGGTGCTGTTAATCGCCCTGCACATGTTTGGAAACAAACTTGGctcctattatctgatggtgtctTACATACACAAAGAGCATTGGCTGCTAATCCAG AATTGGACCTCACACAAGAAGAGTTACAAAATTTGACTTTAATAGAAATTGAGAAACTGCTTCAGGCAAATAGAAGGACACTAAAGGATTTTAGTCCTATTCCATATCCGGATGCTTATGTTCTTGAACAGTTGGGAAACAGGCTCATATATGATGAGCGTAATTATGATACAGCATCAATGAACTCAGAATTTGAAAATCTGTTTGCTGCTCTTACAGGTAACTATTGCgtcaattaa